From Microbacterium sp. LWH7-1.2:
GCGCTGCAGCGCCTGGTGGTCAAGGGATCCGGCCCCGGACCCTATGTCTTCACCACCTCCGACCTGGACGCCACGTTCGAGAAGCTGCGCGAGTTCGGCGCCGAGGTGCTCCAGGAGCCCAAGGAGCAGGGCTGGGGTCCGCGCGACGCCGCCTTCCGCGACCCGGCGGGCAACCACATCCGCATCAACCAGGTCTGAGACGGGCGCAATCGTGTGCCTGCCCTGGGTCACCGCCATGCAGCGCGAGCCCGTGCTCGTGGCGGCGAGTAGCCTGGTTGGAATGAGCGACTCGTCCAGGGAGTTCCACAAGCCCGTGCGCCGACCGGCCGAGCTCTTCGACCGCGTCTTCTCCGCGGAGGACCCGGCCGAGGTCTCCCGCGTCGCGCACACGACCGCGCACGCCCTGCTCGCACGCGTGCGGGCCGACCCCGACGGCACCGTCGTGGACCGGCTCGTGACCTTCACCGATGAGCACGGTATCGACGACCTCGCCGAGCTGTGGTCGCGGTCTCCCGCGAAGACGCTTCCGGGCGCCCTGTGGCGGCTGTACCTGGTGCAGCTCATGATCCACGATGACCCGCGCACGGCCGCGCTCCTCTACGAGCGCGGGCGGTCCGAACTCGCCTCCGCCGACGACGTGGTGGCCGGTGCGCCGTCGCCCGCAGGGCCCGACGAACTCGTCACGCTGGTCGACACCATCCTGCGGGGGCTCTTCGAGGGCGACTTCGCCGTGGCTCTCGACCGTGCGGCTGCGTTCTGCCGCGTGCAGGCCTCCGGTGCGACGCATGTCGCCGACGACTACGAGGCGACCGAGCCCGACCGTGCGTCGGCGTTCACCACTCGCGCCCTCCGCCTGTCGGACTACGCCGCCGACCTCACGGCGTGTGCGGCGCTCTGGCGCCGCGATGCCCTCACCTGAGCGCGCCGGATCACTCGCTGGCCGGCACGGCGTCCGATCCTGGCGAGTCGCCAGGACCGGCAGCCGTGGACGTGTTTCCTGGCGACTCGCCACAGCGTGTTCCGCGGCGGCGGGCCGATGTTCTGGCGACTCGCCAGAATTCTGCGGCGAACGCGGCTGCTCATGGCGACTCGCCGGATTTCACCCGGGCATGAAAGTGCCGGGCCGCAGAACGCCTCTCGGCGCGGCGCCGCTCGAAGCGGCAAATTTTGGAGCCCGGGGTTACTGCGGCCCGGCCGATCCAGTGTAACCGAGTCGGGAAGCGTGGCATTCCCGAACGCCTAGGCTCGGGGCATGGCCTTGCGTTTCGCGCTCGTGATCGAGCCCGCGGCATCCGATGACCCCCGTCCGATCTTCTCCGACTCGTTCCGCGTGATCGACCCGTCCGCCCCGGCGCTGAGCGTCGGCGAGCTGAGCACGCAGCGAGGTGACGGCATCTTCGAGTCGATCGGCGTCGTCGACGGTCATGCGCAGGAGGCCGAAGCCCACCTCGAGCGACTCGCGCACTCGGCGCGGATCTGCGACCTCCCGGCCCCGAACCTCGAGCAGTGGCGTCAGGCCGTCGAGATCGCCGCCCGGCACTCGCCGAGCGAAGGGGAGGGAGTGATCAAGCTCATTCTGAGCCGAGGGGTCGAGCACGGCCCTGCGCCCACCGCATGGGTGACGGCGACGGCCGCCCCCGACAACTCGACCGCACGCGAGCGGGGCATCCGGGTCGTCACGCTGGACCGCGGCTACGGCATCGACACCCCGGCGCGCGCACCGTGGCTGCTTCTGGGGGCCAAGACCCTGTCGTACGCCGTCAACATGGCCGCGATCCGTGAGGCGAAGGGTCGCGGCGCCGACGACGCGATCTTCGTCACCTCCGACGGCTTCGTGCTCGAGGCCCCGACGGCATCGCTCATCCTCCGTATCGGCGGGCGGTTCGTCACGCCGGCGCCCAACGGCGGCATCCTCCACGGCACGACGCAGCTGAGCCTGTTCGCCCACCTCGAAGAGCACGGGCACGAGACCCGCTACGAGGTCCTCCCGACGAGCGCGCTGGGGCAAGCGGATGCCGCGTGGCTGGTGTCCAGCGTGCGGCTCGCCGCTCCGATCACGGCGATCGACGGCGCCGAGGTTCCTGTGGATGCCGAGCTCACAGCATCCTTCAACCGTTATCTCCTGAGCCCCCGCGACTGAGGCGACCGGAACGACGAAGCCCCTCGACGCGGGGCGAGGGGCTTCGGGTCACCGCGCGTGCGGGATCAGCCGAAACGGCCGGAGACGTAGTCCTCGGTGGCCTGGACGGAGGGCGTCGTGAAGATGGTCTTCGTCTCGTTGTACTCGATCAGCTTGCCCGGCTTGCCGGTGCCGGCGATGTTGAAGAACGCCGTCTTGTCGCTCACGCGCGACGCCTGCTGCATGTTGTGCGTGACGATGACGACCGTGTAGTCGTTCTTCAGCTCGCCGATCAGCTCCTCGATGGCGTACGTCGAGATCGGGTCGAGGGCCGAGCAGGGCTCGTCCATCAGGATGACCTCCGGCGACACGGCGATGGCACGCGCGATGCACAGACGCTGCTGCTGACCGCCCGACAGGCCCGAGCCCGGCTTGTCGAGGCGGTCCTTGACCTCGTTCCAGAGGTTGGCGCCCTTCAGCGACTTCTCGACGAGCGCGTCGGAATCGGACTTCGACATCTTCTTGTTGTTGAGCTTCACGCCCGCCAGCACGTTCTCCTTGATCGACATCGTCGGGAACGGGTTGGGGCGCTGGAAGACCATGCCGACCTGACGGCGCACGAGCACCGGGTCGACGTTGGCGCCGTACAGGTTGTCGCCGTCGAGCAGCACCTCGCCCTCGACGCGGGCGCCGGGGATGACTTCGTGCATGCGGTTGAGGGTGCGCAGGAACGTCGACTTGCCGCAGCCCGAGGGTCCGATGAACGCGGTGACGCTCCGCGGCTCGATGTTGAGCGAGACGCCCTCGACGGCCAGGAAATCGCCGTAGTAGACGTTGAGGTCGTTGACTTCGATGCTCTTGGACATGATTCCTGTCAGTTCTTTCGGGTGAGGACGCTCAGCGGCCGAGCTTCGGCGAGAAGACCTTCGCGACGATGCGCGCGATCAGGTTGAGGAGCATCACGATGACGATGAGGACGAGGGCCGCCGCCCACGCCCGGTTGTGGTACGCCTCGACCGGGATGCCCGCGTTCATGTACTGCGTGTAGACGAACACGGGGAGCGTCATCATGCGGCCCTCGAAGAGGTTGTAGTTCATGGAGGTCGCGACGCCGGCGGTGAGCAGCAGTGGCGCGGTCTCGCCGATCACGCGCGAGATCGAGAGCATGACCCCGGTGGTGATGCCGGCTACCGATGTGGGCAGCACGACCTTCGCGATCGTGCGCCATTTCGGCACGCCGAGCGCATACGACGCCTCGCGCAGCTCGTTCGGCACGAGCCGCAGCATCTCTTCGGTGGAGCGCACGACGACCGGGATCATCAGCACCGACAGCGCGATCGAGCCCATGATGCCCATGCGGATGCCCGGACCGAAGAACAGCGCGAAGACGGCGTAAGCGAACAGACCCGCGACGATCGACGGGATGCCGGTCATGACGTCCACGAGGAAGGTGATGCCCCGCGCGAGCCGGTTGCCGGCGCCGTATTCGATCAGGTAGATCGCGGTGAAGATGCCGATCGGGATCGAGATGATCGCGGCGGCAAGCGTGATGAGGAGGGTGCCGACGATCGCGTGGAGCGCACCGCCTCCCTCGCCGACGACGTTGCGCATCGAGGAGGTGAAGAACTCGGCGGACAAGCCCGCGACGCCGTTGACGACGACGGTGAAAGCGACGGAGACGAGCGGGACCATCGCGATCAGGAACGCGATCGTCACCAGACCGGTCACGAGGCGGTCGACGCCCTTGCGGCGGCCCTCGACGATGGAGGACGCGGTCGTGATGAGCACGAGATATGCCAGCCCGGCCACGACGGCCCAGCCGGCGAGACTGAAGGCTTCGCCCGAGCCCATCGCGAGCACGCCGAACAGCAGAGCGCTCACGGCAAGGCTGCCGACGAGGATGGCCCAGGGCGCCCACGCGGGCAGGTGTCCGCTGGTGAGCCGGCGCGTCTCGCGCACCGGTGCCTCCGTCTGTGGAGGCTGAGGAGGAGCGGTCGTCACGGTCATGTCAGTTCGCTCCCGAGAATTCCTTGCGGCGGCTGACGATCCATCGGGCGATGGCGTTGACCGCGAAGGTGACGATGAAGAGGATGAGGCCGGTCGCGATCAGCACGTTGATGTTGGTGCCGTACGCCTCGGGGAACGTCAGCGCGATGTTCGCGGGGATCGTGCTCGGGTTCTCCGACGTGAAGAGCTGGAAGGTGACGACGCCCGTGGCGGACAGCACCATGGCAACCGCCATCGTCTCGCCGAGCGCACGGCCGAGCCCCAGCATGGATGCGGACACGATGCCGCTGCGACCGAAGGGGAAGACCGCCATGCGGATCATCTCCCACCGGGTGGCTCCGAGTGCGAGAGCGGCCTCCTCGTGGAGGACCGGGGTCTGCAGGAAGATCTCGCGGCAGATCGCGGTGATGATGGGGACGATCATCACCGCCAGCACGATCGCGGCGGTGAAGATGGTGCGGCCGGTGCTCGAGACCGTGCCGCCGAAGAGGGGGAAC
This genomic window contains:
- a CDS encoding DNA-directed RNA polymerase subunit beta codes for the protein MSDSSREFHKPVRRPAELFDRVFSAEDPAEVSRVAHTTAHALLARVRADPDGTVVDRLVTFTDEHGIDDLAELWSRSPAKTLPGALWRLYLVQLMIHDDPRTAALLYERGRSELASADDVVAGAPSPAGPDELVTLVDTILRGLFEGDFAVALDRAAAFCRVQASGATHVADDYEATEPDRASAFTTRALRLSDYAADLTACAALWRRDALT
- a CDS encoding aminodeoxychorismate lyase, with product MALRFALVIEPAASDDPRPIFSDSFRVIDPSAPALSVGELSTQRGDGIFESIGVVDGHAQEAEAHLERLAHSARICDLPAPNLEQWRQAVEIAARHSPSEGEGVIKLILSRGVEHGPAPTAWVTATAAPDNSTARERGIRVVTLDRGYGIDTPARAPWLLLGAKTLSYAVNMAAIREAKGRGADDAIFVTSDGFVLEAPTASLILRIGGRFVTPAPNGGILHGTTQLSLFAHLEEHGHETRYEVLPTSALGQADAAWLVSSVRLAAPITAIDGAEVPVDAELTASFNRYLLSPRD
- the pstB gene encoding phosphate ABC transporter ATP-binding protein PstB produces the protein MSKSIEVNDLNVYYGDFLAVEGVSLNIEPRSVTAFIGPSGCGKSTFLRTLNRMHEVIPGARVEGEVLLDGDNLYGANVDPVLVRRQVGMVFQRPNPFPTMSIKENVLAGVKLNNKKMSKSDSDALVEKSLKGANLWNEVKDRLDKPGSGLSGGQQQRLCIARAIAVSPEVILMDEPCSALDPISTYAIEELIGELKNDYTVVIVTHNMQQASRVSDKTAFFNIAGTGKPGKLIEYNETKTIFTTPSVQATEDYVSGRFG
- the pstA gene encoding phosphate ABC transporter permease PstA, producing the protein MTVTTAPPQPPQTEAPVRETRRLTSGHLPAWAPWAILVGSLAVSALLFGVLAMGSGEAFSLAGWAVVAGLAYLVLITTASSIVEGRRKGVDRLVTGLVTIAFLIAMVPLVSVAFTVVVNGVAGLSAEFFTSSMRNVVGEGGGALHAIVGTLLITLAAAIISIPIGIFTAIYLIEYGAGNRLARGITFLVDVMTGIPSIVAGLFAYAVFALFFGPGIRMGIMGSIALSVLMIPVVVRSTEEMLRLVPNELREASYALGVPKWRTIAKVVLPTSVAGITTGVMLSISRVIGETAPLLLTAGVATSMNYNLFEGRMMTLPVFVYTQYMNAGIPVEAYHNRAWAAALVLIVIVMLLNLIARIVAKVFSPKLGR
- the pstC gene encoding phosphate ABC transporter permease subunit PstC gives rise to the protein MTTTTAPEWGKVKQRPGDRWFSGTALGAGVMILVTLAAVAIFLIVQSIPGLTATSEDASLLSGNFWEYVWPLAFGTVWASFLALLMAVPLAVSVALFISHYAPRRLAQSLGYIVDLLAAVPSVVFGLWGIIVLAPAVQPVYAWLNANMGWFPLFGGTVSSTGRTIFTAAIVLAVMIVPIITAICREIFLQTPVLHEEAALALGATRWEMIRMAVFPFGRSGIVSASMLGLGRALGETMAVAMVLSATGVVTFQLFTSENPSTIPANIALTFPEAYGTNINVLIATGLILFIVTFAVNAIARWIVSRRKEFSGAN